Part of the Streptomyces sp. NBC_01460 genome, ACCGCCGGCCAGCGGCAGTGTGCCGTCGTTGGTCAGCAGCACCAGGGAGCGCCGGGCGGCCTCCAGGTTCAGTACGGCGTGCTCGGCGCTGCCGATGATCCCGGCCTGGAGGGCGGCGTCGGGGCGGCGCGGGTTCTCGAACAGGCCGAGCTCGAACTTGAGCGTGAGGACGCGGCGCACGGCCGCGTCGATCTCGGCCTCGCCCAGCGTGCCGTTCCCGACCGCTTCCAGGGCGCCCTCGAAGAACCCCTCGGTCGCCATCACCATGTCGTTGCCGGCGCGGACCGCCGCCGCTGCGGCCTGGGCGTAGTCGGCGTACACCTTCTGCTCCCACACCATGCGGCCGACGTTGTCCCAGTCGGTCACCAGCGTCCCGGTGTAGCCCCACTCCTCGCGCAGCACGTCGTTGAGCAGCCAGTCGTTCACCGTGATGGGGACGCCGTCCATGGACTGGTAGCCGAGCATGAACGTCCGGCAGCCCTCCTTGGCGACCCGCTCGAACGGCGGAAGGAACCAGGACCGCAGCTTGCGCCGCGAGATGTCCGCCTCGCTGGCGTCCCGGCCGCCCTGGGTCTCGGAGTAGCCCGCGAAGTGCTTGGCCGAGGCCAGGACCGCGGTCGGGTCGGCCAGGCCGTCGCCCTGGTACCCGCGCACCATCGCCGAGGCGAGCTCCCCGATCAGATGGGGGTCCTCGCCGAACGTCTCGCTGACCCGGCCCCAGCGCAGGTCCCGGGTGATGCAGAGGACCGGTGAGAACGTCCAGTGCACGCCGGTCGCCGCGACCTCCACCGCCGTGGCCCGCGCGATCCGCTCCACGAGCTCCGCGTCCCAGGTGGCGGCCATGCCGAGCTGGGTGGGGTAGATGGTGGCGCCCTCCCAGAAGGAGTGCCCGTGGATGCAGTCCTCCGCGACGAGCAGGGGGATGCGCAGCCGGGACCGGTCGGTCAGCTCGGCGGCCTCCAGGACCCGCTCGGGGGAGGTGTGCAGGATCGACCCCACGTGCAGGTCCTCGACGAAGTGCCGCACCCCTTCCTTCGCGTTCAGCTGGAGCATCTGGCCGACCTTCTCGGGCAGCGTCATGCGCCCCAGGAGGTCGGCGACCCGCTCCGCCACGGGGAGCGCGGGGTCGAGGTAGGGCAGGGAGGGGGACACGGGGGGTCCTTTCGCGACACGGTTCGCCTTCACCATAGAGTCAATACCGACCACCTGGTAAGTATCTCCCGGGAATCGGATCCCCGGGGGTGGAATCCACCGGAGGGTTGAATGGGAATCAGATGCACCGAAGTGCCGGGCGGACCGATGCCGGCGGACCGGGAGAGTGGCGAGTGACCGCCGAGACGAGGCGCGGCTACGCGAAGGGCCGTGCGAAGCGGCGCGAGATCCTCGACCAGGCCATGTCCCTGTTCGGCGAGGCCGGCTACCGGGGCGCGTCGCTGCGGGTGATCGCCACCCGGTGCGGCATCTCGCACACCGGACTGCTGCACCACTTCCCGACCAAGGAGGCGCTGCTGCTCGCGGTGCTCGAACACCGTGACGACGTGGACGACGAGTGGCTCTCCCTCGGCGGCACCACGGGTGTGCGGCGGCTGCGCCGGTTCGCCGAGCTGGCCGAGCTGAACGCCGCCCGGCGGGGGATCGTCGAACTGTTCTCGGTGGTCTCCACCGAGGCGACGGCCGCCGACCACCCCGCCCACGGTTACTTCGTGCGCCGCTACGCGAACTCCGTCGCGGGCGCCCGGCTCGCCTACGAGCAGGTGCGCCTGGAGGGTGCCCTGCGGCCCGGCATCGAGCCCGACGACGCCGGGCCGCAGCTGATCGCCCTGATGGACGGGCTCCAGGTGCAGTGGCTGCTCAGCGACTGCACGGCGGACATGGCGGGTGTGCTGCGCGCGCACATCGAGGCGCAGCTCACCGTGGATCTCTGAGGCCCTGCCGCCCCTCGCCGGCGGGGTCCGTCCGTGCGGCCGTCTCAGATAGTAGGAAGTCCGAGTATCTGTAGAGACAGATGGCCTCAGCTGTCCTAGCGTTGTAGGAGCCGAACGAATCGCTGATCCAGCGACCGGCGTGCGTGAGCGTGCCCGAAGCAGGCAACCCCTGCGGCCTTCGCTCCCCGCCCTCTCAGGCGCCTCGAAATCCCGATCTCGACATCCGTTGCGCGAAGTCCCGATCCCGAAATCCACGCGATCCCAAGGAGTCGATCCCCCATGGCCGAGACCTCTGTCCGCCGCGTCCGTCACACCCCCCGCCCCGCCGAGTCGGAGCGCAAGAACGCCGCCGCCGCACTGCAGCGGGCCCTCGACCGCCGGGACAACGGCGGTTCCACGGGCCACTGAGGGCGCGTCCCCGCCCTATGGCGCCGGGTCCCGCGCGGACCCGCGACATGTCCGTATCGTGGACGTCGAATGTCATGGGGTGGGACGGAAGGCTAGGCTGCCTCCATGTCTCGCAGCATCGATCTCGCAGTGATCCCCGGCGACGGTATCGGCCAGGAGGTCGTCACCC contains:
- a CDS encoding glycoside hydrolase family 3 N-terminal domain-containing protein, which encodes MVKANRVAKGPPVSPSLPYLDPALPVAERVADLLGRMTLPEKVGQMLQLNAKEGVRHFVEDLHVGSILHTSPERVLEAAELTDRSRLRIPLLVAEDCIHGHSFWEGATIYPTQLGMAATWDAELVERIARATAVEVAATGVHWTFSPVLCITRDLRWGRVSETFGEDPHLIGELASAMVRGYQGDGLADPTAVLASAKHFAGYSETQGGRDASEADISRRKLRSWFLPPFERVAKEGCRTFMLGYQSMDGVPITVNDWLLNDVLREEWGYTGTLVTDWDNVGRMVWEQKVYADYAQAAAAAVRAGNDMVMATEGFFEGALEAVGNGTLGEAEIDAAVRRVLTLKFELGLFENPRRPDAALQAGIIGSAEHAVLNLEAARRSLVLLTNDGTLPLAGGLTAGDDGRAAGSPGPRTVAVIGPNADDAQTQLGDWAGSSGQVDWLPDGQPRAMIRTVLDGFRAHAPADWTVSYARGARILGVGADPEGQFFPDGQPRPEVVVPAEPDAALIGEAVAAAEAADYVVAVVGDRIELVGEGKSTATLELVGDQVALLDALAATGKPLVVVVISSKPLVLPPSALGAAAVVHAFNPGMQGGRAVAEVLLGLVEPSGRLPLSFARHAGQQPTYYNQIRGQHGSRYADLTQRPAFVFGEGLSYTDVEYSGLEMLTASVGENDTLRARVTVHNTGARPALETVQVYISDTVTSVTWAEKELKTYRQVALAPGESREVVLELPVSECTLVDAAGRRVVEPGAFELLVGPSSAEERLLRAGFTVKG
- a CDS encoding TetR/AcrR family transcriptional regulator, with the translated sequence MTAETRRGYAKGRAKRREILDQAMSLFGEAGYRGASLRVIATRCGISHTGLLHHFPTKEALLLAVLEHRDDVDDEWLSLGGTTGVRRLRRFAELAELNAARRGIVELFSVVSTEATAADHPAHGYFVRRYANSVAGARLAYEQVRLEGALRPGIEPDDAGPQLIALMDGLQVQWLLSDCTADMAGVLRAHIEAQLTVDL